One window from the genome of Populus alba chromosome 15, ASM523922v2, whole genome shotgun sequence encodes:
- the LOC118050947 gene encoding probable inactive receptor kinase At1g48480: protein METITLLLFLLLISLPHSKPDLSPDHSALLSLRSAVHGRTLLWNVSLPSPCSWTGVKCEQNRVTVLRLPGFALTGEIPLGIFSNLTQLRTLSLRLNALTGNLPQDLANCKSLRNLYLQGNLFSGEIPDFLFSLKDLVRLNLAQNNFTGEISPGFDNFTRLRTLFLEDNFLTGSLPDLKLEKLKQFNVSNNLLNGSIPDTFKGFGPSSFGGTSLCGKPLLDCKDSGGAIVVPSTPNGGGQGKRKKLSGGAIAGIVIGSIVGLLLIVMILMFLCRKNSSNKSRSIDIASIKQQEMEIQGDKPIVEAETGEGYGSGYSAAAAAAAAMVGNGKGGDLNVGGANKLVFFGKAPRVFDLEDLLRASAEVLGKGTFGTAYKAVLEMGTVVAVKRLRDVTISEIEFREKIETVGAMDHENLVPLRAYYYSRDEKLLVYDYMSMGSLSALLHGNKGGGRTPLNWEIRSGIALAAARGIEYLHSQGPNVSHGNIKSSNILLTQSYDARVSDFGLAHLVGPPSTPNRVAGYRAPEVTDPRKVSQKADVYSFGVLLLELLTGKAPAHALLNEEGVDLPRWVQSIVREEWTSEVFDLELLRYQNVEEEMVKLLQLGIDCAAQYPDNRPSMSAATRRIEELCQSSLRGHHGPQPEPSNDADDNSSR, encoded by the exons ATGGAGACCATAACTCTCCTCCTTTTTCTGTTACTAATCTCTTTACCTCATTCGAAACCAGATCTCTCACCCGACCATTCAGCCCTCCTCAGCCTCCGGTCCGCCGTGCACGGCCGAACACTCCTCTGGAACGTTTCGCTGCCGAGCCCTTGTTCATGGACTGGTGTCAAGTGTGAACAAAATCGTGTCACAGTTCTCCGGCTTCCTGGTTTTGCACTCACTGGAGAAATCCCACTTGGAATCTTCTCAAACTTGACACAATTACGCACTTTGAGTCTTAGGCTTAATGCACTTACTGGAAACCTTCCTCAAGATCTTGCTAATTGTAAAAGTTTAAGGAATCTTTATTTACAAGGGAATCTTTTCTCTGGAGAGATTCCTGATTTCCTGTTTAGTTTGAAAGATCTTGTGAGGTTGAACCTTGCTCAGAATAATTTCACCGGTGAGATTTCACCCGGATTTGACAATTTCACGAGGCTGCGGACTTTGTTTTTGGAGGATAATTTCTTAACCGGGTCATTGCCAGATTTGAAGCTGGAGAAGCTAAAGCAGTTTAATGTAAGTAATAATTTGTTAAATGGGTCTATACCTGATACATTTAAAGGTTTTGGACCTAGTTCTTTTGGGGGCACTTCTTTATGTGGGAAGCCTCTTCTTGATTGTAAAGATAGCGGGGGGGCAATTGTGGTGCCTAGTACACCAAATGGTGGTGGACAAGGTAAGAGGAAGAAGTTGTCTGGCGGTGCAATTGCAGGTATTGTGATTGGGTCTATAGTGGGGTTACTGTTGATtgttatgattttgatgtttttgtgtaGAAAGAATAGTAGTAATAAGTCAAGATCGATTGACATTGCATCGATTAAACAACAAGAGATGGAGATTCAAGGGGATAAGCCAATTGTCGAGGCGGAAACTGGTGAAGGGTATGGAAGTGGGTATTCTGCGGCCGCGGCGGCCGCGGCTGCAATGGTGGGTAATGGTAAAGGTGGGGACTTGAATGTTGGTGGTGCCAATAAGTTGGTGTTTTTCGGCAAGGCACCAAGGGTGTTTGATTTAGAAGATTTGTTGAGAGCCTCTGCAGAGGTTTTGGGGAAAGGTACGTTTGGGACGGCGTACAAGGCAGTTTTGGAGATGGGAACTGTGGTGGCTGTGAAGAGGTTGAGGGATGTGACAATTTCTGAGATTGAATTTAGGGAGAAGATCGAGACTGTGGGTGCTATGGATCATGAGAATTTGGTCCCATTGAGAGCTTACTATTATAGCAGAGATGAGAAGCTTCTTGTTTATGATTACATGTCAATGGGAAGCTTGTCTGCACTTTTGCATG GAAACAAGGGAGGTGGTAGGACTCCGTTGAACTGGGAAATCAGGTCTGGCATTGCCCTTGCAGCTGCCCGTGGCATTGAATACCTGCACTCTCAAGGTCCCAACGTATCCCATGGAAACATCAAGTCATCTAATATCCTTCTTACTCAATCATATGATGCCCGGGTATCTGATTTTGGGCTTGCCCACCTTGTTGGTCCTCCCTCAACTCCTAACCGAGTTGCTGGTTACCGAGCACCTGAGGTAACCGACCCTCGCAAGGTTTCCCAGAAGGCTGATGTATATAGCTTTGGTGTATTGCTGTTGGAGCTGCTGACCGGGAAGGCCCCCGCCCATGCCCTTTTGAATGAGGAGGGCGTGGACCTTCCGAGATGGGTTCAGTCTATAGTTCGAGAGGAATGGACTTCAGAGGTGTTTGATCTTGAGCTCCTCAGATACCAGAATGTTGAGGAAGAGATGGTTAAGCTCTTGCAGCTCGGGATAGATTGTGCCGCCCAATACCCTGACAATCGCCCATCAATGTCCGCCGCAACAAGGAGGATCGAGGAGCTATGTCAGTCTAGCCTGCGGGGACATCACGGCCCCCAGCCTGAACCAAGCAATGATGCAGATGATAACTCATCTCGATGA